The proteins below are encoded in one region of Phaeodactylum tricornutum CCAP 1055/1 chromosome 3, complete sequence:
- a CDS encoding predicted protein produces the protein MAYLLPHLNSGWEVDQAIVTEEDRVVVVRFGRDQDPVCMVQDEVLASIAEKVKNFAVIYVVDIDEVPDFNGMYELYDACTTMFFYRNKHVMVDLGTGDNNKINWALTDKQEFIDIIEIVYRGARKGRGLVISPKDYSTKYRY, from the coding sequence ATGGCGTATTTGCTGCCACATTTGAACTCAGGCTGGGAGGTAGACCAAGCCATCGTCACAGAAGAAGATcgagttgttgttgttcgaTTCGGTCGAGACCAGGACCCCGTTTGCATGGTTCAAGATGAGGTTCTTGCTAGTATTGCTGAGAAAGTTAAGAATTTTGCCGTCATCTATGTTGTCGATATCGATGAGGTGCCCGATTTCAATGGTATGTACGAACTGTACGACGCCTGCACTACAATGTTTTTCTACCGAAATAAACATGTAATGGTAGACCTGGGGACGGGAGATAATAACAAGATCAACTGGGCGTTGACTGACAAGCAAGAGTTCATTGATATCATCGAAATTGTGTATCGTGGTGCTCGAAAAGGGAGAGGACTTGTGATATCGCCAAAGGACTATTCGACGAAATACCGGTATTAG
- a CDS encoding predicted protein, producing MTGQCYAPFLIGHTVSSDPDLDMALGKKLCAPPGVALYRAGLAIRSQSLSISDMLNMMQPSTGDLFNDTFHPLIDQSDNEAQMKILKKHYLDEFSRRSIDMVLKDYSDESVIYEVLDNIPTTYHGEQGARRMLNRITGLAKDVDLHHISVNRNHAQVFWTANMDSRDVIHGTDSFEFDKDNRIKAQTIVALTIKQDGK from the coding sequence ATGACAGGACAGTGCTACGCGCCTTTTCTAATCGGACACACAGTCTCGAGTGACCCCGACCTTGACATGGCGCTAGGAAAAAAACTCTGCGCTCCACCTGGTGTAGCTCTTTATCGAGCCGGTCTAGCTATACGAAGTCAATCTCTGTCGATCTCCGACATGCTCAACATGATGCAACCTTCAACTGGAGATCTATTTAATGATACGTTTCACCCGTTAATTGATCAGAGCGACAACGAAGCTCAAATGAAAATACTGAAAAAGCACTATTTGGATGAATTCTCGAGACGATCGATCGACATGGTTTTGAAAGATTACAGTGACGAATCTGTAATTTACGAAGTTTTGGATAACATCCCTACAACCTATCATGGCGAACAAGGGGCCCGACGAATGTTAAATCGGATTACAGGACTTGCCAAAGACGTGGACTTACACCACATATCCGTCAATCGGAATCATGCGCAAGTCTTCTGGACAGCAAATATGGATTCGCGTGACGTCATTCATGGAACAGATTCATTCGAGTTCGACAAAGATAATCGCATCAAAGCACAAACCATTGTGGCTTTGACCATCAAACAAGATGGAAAATGA
- a CDS encoding predicted protein, protein MLSIANRRLPWWIRKISAFTVILSIHLRIREWIYLSRLEANEPDADYPWWTDDRGWRLSRFPSVEQRVKHYMSNWYAPPCDSTTGVRVSKWSRDGTWVAKPTWYELGTSSIAASSAVETDTVFYAAAKPIINCTYSPTNNLRFYCRDARDTLLNATVELDIPILMQFGDLDYSLKQDKVDIPVLKKYRNAMSLQELYALTSQKCYRGRPRVAPSFLDRRLQPIIWNLNSQRHYARLAAVSKFDIPWENKTDMAVFYGNLNDHDANQGSLQMNQFSLDVDKCLELPRCRLVLMHNSSELVDAKLTKTFGRVPDVVAGVRVVGDRRKMDDLLQYKALIMLEGNDVSSGLKWGLLSNSVVMMPRPKFSSWAMEDFLVPWVHYVPLEESLNDVERKMEWILDHPKEAQEIARRGTLWMNDLLYDPISDTENKWINQEILWRYKAHFRISSIDS, encoded by the coding sequence ATGCTGTCCATTGCCAACCGTCGACTTCCATGGTGGATCAGGAAAATATCTGCTTTTACTGTAATACTTTCCATTCATCTCCGAATCCGTGAATGGATCTATCTTTCGAGATTAGAAGCCAACGAACCTGACGCGGATTATCCGTGGTGGACGGACGACCGAGGCTGGCGGCTATCTCGGTTTCCCTCGGTTGAGCAGCGTGTAAAGCACTATATGTCGAACTGGTATGCACCACCCTGCGACTCGACTACCGGGGTGAGGGTTTCTAAATGGTCCCGAGACGGCACATGGGTGGCCAAGCCAACTTGGTACGAGTTGGGGACAAGTTCGATCGCTGCTTCGAGTGCGGTCGAAACAGACACCGTCTTCTACGCTGCTGCCAAACCAATCATCAATTGCACTTATTCACCCACCAATAATTTACGTTTCTACTGTCGGGATGCGCGAGATACTTTACTGAATGCTACAGTTGAGCTTGACATTCCAATCTTGATGCAATTTGGAGACCTGGACTACTCATTGAAACAAGACAAAGTCGACATTCCAGTTTTGAAAAAATATCGGAATGCAATGAGCTTGCAGGAACTGTACGCCTTGACTTCTCAGAAATGCTATCGCGGAAGGCCAAGGGTGGCGCCATCGTTTCTAGACAGGCGCTTACAACCAATAATTTGGAATTTGAATTCGCAACGTCATTATGCAAGGCTTGCTGCGGTTTCTAAGTTTGACATTCCTTGGGAAAACAAAACTGATATGGCCGTATTTTACGGAAACTTGAACGACCACGATGCGAATCAAGGGTCGCTGCAAATGAATCAGTTTTCCCTGGATGTTGACAAATGCCTCGAGCTTCCACGTTGTCGTCTAGTACTAATGCACAACAGCTCAGAGCTCGTTGATGCCAAATTGACCAAAACGTTCGGCCGCGTACCGGATGTTGTTGCTGGGGTTAGAGTAGTTGGTGATCGACGAAAAATGGACGACCTGCTCCAATACAAAGCGCTAATTATGCTCGAAGGGAATGATGTCTCTTCGGGCTTGAAATGGGGATTGCTGTCGAATTCAGTTGTCATGATGCCGCGTCCCAAGTTTTCCTCGTGGGCAATGGAAGATTTTTTGGTCCCGTGGGTACACTACGTTCCATTAGAAGAGAGCCTAAATGATGTTGAAAGGAAAATGGAATGGATTTTGGATCACCCAAAAGAAGCTCAGGAAATAGCACGACGGGGCACCTTGTGGATGAATGATCTTCTGTATGACCCCATATCCGATACTGAAAATAAATGGATCAATCAGGAGATTCTTTGGAGATATAAGGCTCATTTCCGAATATCCAGCATCGATAGCTAA